The following coding sequences lie in one Alloacidobacterium dinghuense genomic window:
- a CDS encoding TonB-dependent receptor, with translation MAKNETEWTVRWTEVTNKFVGAPSDTKLASYRPFILSAALVVLISVGAWSQTELATVSGTITDASGAVVPGVGVTIVNQDTGLKRSSLTDGVGEYRFAGLPTGNYSLCLEKTGFQSQTREGVELTSAADVMIDSRLAIGNIQQQMTVIANVAGIDDTTSTINGLLLEKSLTELPLDNRDLFSAVALVPGVAPNPSSAPSLLSNGKAGQVSISGIRPNMTTVLIDGMDATDPVWGYSPAGASGFFLGLNELTEVHVLTQTFNAEYGGHGGAVIEMITKSGTNQFHGSLWELHRDASLDAKNYFDLGTSPIPPFVRNQFGAGIGGPLKRDQAFFFVNYEGFREIQASTAIATVPDALAHRGLLPSANNPAACTNATPSGCVATPINALMPQFLNLLPPSNGPDNGDGTGELITANKGTIREDHGMIHIDHNFSSTHSLFARYTVDDSSSQVPYIGTPPGTYVPGFPAFHLARNQYVTVQDRKTFGPELINELRFGVNRTTASTSIDNTHPGLSISLLPDRPFGMIDITGMSLIGNSPEFPLGDFSTVYQVQDQMSRAIGRHTLKFGVEFRRLQYNGPLDFAVNGLYSFQDLTPFGLQGSSNNPALEFFLQGLPLSYVGVNPSNADSDRGYRETFASGFAQDFVRVNSRLTVNVGLRYDFYSNPTEAFGRLSAFPNPATDSAPTVGKVFSGTPLDLLSPQAGFAWNVFGDGKTVVRSGFGIYRDQLPAALFGVDRLLPPFFGLEEFVLPQFLNTQNALLTQPLDAFATTYYPKFPYALDYNLNVERELAQGMILSAGYFGTRGNHLTREAEANPFEPALGHRYNPNLASPLLADLTDAQSFYNSFQVSVSKRHAGNLFWQASYTLAHSVDDASVDFDIESVNDPPASQNIFDRKGSRGRSDFDVRHNFVANVVYGLPGGGRLLGGWQVSAVASVHSGLPFTPVLAFDNADLQSLLITERPDLVGNPYAGVCPNGARVGTPSCWFNPSAFAVPPAGQFGKAGRNSLRGPGVRAI, from the coding sequence ATGGCGAAAAACGAAACTGAGTGGACCGTAAGGTGGACCGAGGTCACGAACAAGTTTGTGGGGGCGCCTTCAGACACGAAACTTGCATCGTACCGACCTTTCATACTGTCAGCAGCGTTGGTGGTGCTCATTTCAGTTGGTGCTTGGTCGCAAACCGAGCTTGCGACTGTTTCCGGCACCATCACGGACGCCAGTGGCGCCGTTGTCCCCGGCGTCGGCGTCACGATTGTCAACCAAGACACTGGATTAAAACGGAGCAGTCTTACTGACGGTGTCGGCGAATACCGTTTCGCCGGCTTGCCAACTGGAAACTATTCTCTTTGCCTAGAGAAAACAGGATTCCAATCGCAGACTCGCGAAGGAGTTGAGCTCACTTCCGCTGCCGATGTGATGATAGATTCGCGACTCGCGATAGGCAACATTCAACAACAGATGACGGTCATCGCGAACGTTGCCGGGATCGATGACACGACATCGACTATCAATGGACTACTTCTAGAGAAGAGCCTGACGGAACTGCCACTCGATAACCGCGATCTCTTTAGCGCGGTTGCGCTGGTGCCTGGAGTCGCTCCTAACCCCAGCAGTGCTCCTTCATTGCTTTCGAACGGCAAGGCGGGGCAAGTGTCCATTAGTGGCATACGTCCGAATATGACGACCGTTCTGATCGACGGTATGGATGCGACCGATCCGGTCTGGGGCTATTCGCCCGCGGGCGCTTCGGGTTTTTTTCTCGGCCTGAATGAGTTGACGGAGGTCCACGTTTTGACCCAAACCTTCAACGCGGAGTACGGCGGGCATGGGGGCGCGGTCATCGAGATGATAACCAAGTCAGGCACTAACCAATTTCACGGATCTTTGTGGGAATTGCATCGGGATGCGTCACTCGACGCTAAGAACTACTTTGATTTGGGCACTAGCCCGATCCCGCCATTCGTCCGCAATCAGTTCGGTGCTGGAATCGGAGGGCCACTGAAGCGTGATCAAGCGTTCTTCTTTGTCAACTATGAGGGGTTTCGCGAAATACAGGCATCCACGGCGATCGCTACGGTACCAGATGCGCTTGCTCATCGAGGTTTGCTGCCATCCGCGAATAACCCAGCGGCCTGCACCAACGCCACTCCAAGCGGGTGCGTCGCCACTCCAATCAATGCTCTGATGCCACAATTTCTCAATCTGCTGCCTCCTTCGAACGGACCAGACAATGGGGACGGCACCGGCGAACTGATCACCGCTAACAAAGGCACTATTCGTGAAGACCATGGTATGATTCACATCGACCACAACTTCTCCAGCACCCATTCGCTGTTCGCGCGTTACACCGTAGATGACAGTTCTTCTCAGGTTCCATACATCGGGACGCCGCCGGGCACCTATGTGCCGGGATTCCCGGCTTTTCACCTGGCGCGGAATCAGTATGTCACTGTTCAGGACCGCAAAACATTCGGACCCGAATTGATCAATGAGTTGCGCTTCGGTGTCAACCGCACCACCGCGTCCACGTCAATCGATAATACGCATCCGGGCCTGTCTATTTCTTTGCTTCCTGACCGACCGTTCGGAATGATCGATATTACGGGTATGAGTCTGATAGGCAACAGCCCGGAATTTCCTTTAGGCGATTTTTCGACCGTTTATCAGGTTCAGGACCAAATGTCGCGTGCAATTGGTCGTCACACCTTGAAATTTGGCGTGGAGTTTCGAAGGCTCCAATACAATGGGCCGCTGGATTTCGCTGTTAACGGATTGTATAGCTTCCAAGACCTGACTCCCTTCGGGTTGCAGGGATCCAGCAACAACCCTGCACTCGAATTCTTCCTTCAAGGGTTGCCGCTGTCGTACGTGGGGGTCAATCCCTCCAACGCCGATTCTGACCGCGGATACCGTGAAACTTTCGCCTCTGGTTTTGCTCAGGACTTCGTGCGCGTGAACAGCCGTTTAACCGTAAATGTCGGGTTGCGCTACGATTTCTACTCGAATCCGACCGAAGCATTCGGCCGTCTCTCAGCTTTTCCAAACCCGGCGACGGATTCCGCGCCAACCGTCGGCAAGGTATTTTCCGGGACGCCGCTGGATCTTCTGTCACCCCAGGCAGGCTTTGCATGGAACGTCTTCGGCGACGGCAAAACTGTGGTGCGGAGCGGATTCGGCATCTATCGCGACCAACTCCCGGCAGCCCTGTTCGGTGTCGACCGGCTTCTACCGCCTTTCTTCGGTCTGGAGGAATTCGTTCTCCCTCAGTTTCTAAATACACAGAATGCTCTCCTGACCCAGCCGCTCGACGCTTTCGCGACAACCTACTACCCGAAGTTCCCGTACGCGCTCGACTATAACCTCAACGTGGAACGGGAACTCGCGCAGGGCATGATCCTCAGCGCGGGATACTTTGGTACGCGTGGCAATCACCTCACCCGCGAAGCCGAGGCGAACCCCTTTGAGCCGGCGTTAGGTCATCGCTATAATCCGAACTTGGCATCACCTCTGTTAGCGGATCTGACTGACGCGCAATCCTTCTATAATTCCTTCCAAGTGTCCGTTTCGAAACGCCATGCAGGTAATCTTTTCTGGCAGGCGTCGTACACATTAGCCCATTCCGTGGATGATGCTTCGGTGGATTTCGACATCGAATCTGTGAATGATCCTCCCGCATCTCAGAACATTTTCGATCGCAAGGGAAGCCGAGGCCGGTCAGATTTTGACGTTCGGCATAATTTCGTGGCAAATGTCGTTTACGGGCTGCCTGGAGGCGGACGTCTCCTGGGTGGCTGGCAGGTCTCGGCCGTTGCCAGCGTTCATAGTGGCCTCCCATTTACCCCAGTGCTGGCCTTCGACAATGCCGATTTGCAATCGCTACTCATTACGGAACGACCGGACCTTGTTGGCAACCCTTACGCGGGTGTCTGTCCGAATGGGGCCAGAGTGGGTACTCCGTCATGCTGGTTCAATCCAAGTGCTTTTGCGGTACCGCCTGCAGGTCAGTTTGGCAAAGCGGGACGAAATAGCCTGCGGGGGCCCGGCGTTCGCGCAATTTGA